The stretch of DNA GTGAATCCAAATCGGTATCTTAGAGTTTCAGAAAGAAACTTAATTGCACGTGATCTCGTTCCAGGCAGCGAATATATTCTTCATGGTGGCCTTTCTGGTACCGCGCTCATTTAAGGCCTCCGTCTTGGCCCTCCGTACATTTCTAACAGCCGGATTTATGCTGGCTGCGTTGTGGGCCGGTATCACCATATGTGCTCTCGACGCCATGCTCTGGTGTCTCATCCTCGGCCTTCTCAACGGCATACACTCCTTGATACTAGCTTGTCGATTTTTACCGCCTGCTCTCAGTCCGGAGCTCGCGGAATTATATCTCAAGCTTTTCAAACCTTACAAGGTCAGCAAGAAGCACTTTCAAGAATTAGCCAAAGAAGCGAGGATACTCAAATTAGATGCTGGTCAGACATACGCAACCGAAGGGATCACGCCCGCGGACGAAAGGCTATCAATACTTTTGCGTGGACAGTGAgtacttatttttatctatacggAATAAATCAGCTTgtgttttttctcctttcatagaagaaaaaaattctcctTTATTTTGTGAGTGATAACAAACCATTTTAAATGACATTATTGCGTGTTATAAAGAAGTATTTCAAATACTGAAGTATTTATACtgtataaaatcgatttaaaggGTTCTTGCTATCAGTAAAAGCAAGAAACAATGAGCACGATGGACTTTGTACTGTGGTTAAGTTACTTTAAGAAAGGTAGATTTATAGGGTGTGCGTGAGCGAAAAACGACTGTCTGGATTTCAGGCTGAACGTAACGTGCGACGGTACCCACCTGCACCATGTCAGAGCTTATCAATTCGTCGACTCGCCCGAATGGGAAGCCACGCACGAAAACATCGATGACGTCTTCCAGGTAACGATACGAGCCGAAGAATCCAGCACATACATTTGCTGGACAAGGCTGAAATTGCTGAGGGTATTAAGGCATAGGCCGTTGCTAAAGGTCGTTCTCAACACCCTCATCGGTAAGGACATTACGTCCAAGTTATACGCCCTTAACGAGCAGCTCGCTGACGTCTCCACGGTCAGTGAGAACACCAGGTCGAATCCTTACAGAGGCGTCGCCAGAAGTCTTAGCGTCGACGCCGTAAACACAGAAACTGCCGGAAGAGTTCGCTCAACCACGTGGAAGGCGCAAAGGAGGCACAGTAATCCGCGTAGTGACAGTAAGAactatttgtaattaattacattcacGTCAAACAATTATTACACGAAATCGTTTGTTCGTATTACTTCTAGAAATGAAGTTAACGTCTAGTTTATCCGATTCCTTATGCTCGTATTTATTTTAGTagttgattttatatataccaaCCTATAGTTATGAAACACAGTATACCATTATACGGGCAATTATCAAAAACTTGCAGCAGAACATACAAGCGAAAGTTTGCGAGACAACAATCCCGCCCGGATTTCTCAACTTCTAATAAACTAAATATCAGAGATCTATCATAACGTGTACACAAACTTTGAACACTTTCCTGTTCCAATTTTCTACATTGTCAGTATTGTTTGTTACCTTTTGATAGTTCATAGCATAAACAATATATCCTCCCAGATGGATTCTCCTGATTTTTTAAACTTTGGCTTAGTATTCATCCAAATTTCATCTGAAGCGCGTTATCAATGTTTGAGTAACGTTATAGTttacaagaacaaaaaaaacatattaaatgaaaaatgcaCCACTTTCTAGAAACGAACGTACGACATAGTTGCACTTTCACGGCTTCTATCGGGGAAATTAAAACATGGATATTGGTTTTATCTTCAGGAAGTTCACCGGCCCGATATTCTCATCAGTATTGGGCGCCTGTGGTGGCGAATCATTTTCCACCGACTTCGCCCTTCACCCAGGGCCAAAACCTCGGGTATTCGTTACTGCCGCAGGGTGTTCAATTCTCGCCACCACGGCGGGGGCCGCTCATGTCACATCCGCCATTGACGCGGCAACGTAGTGGCGGTGCGGGTGGCGATTACACCTTGCTACCTCAAACACCGAAGCTCGATAGGAAGCGTTCGAAAAAGGGCACGAGGGAGGTAAGTTCCGTTTGTGAAACGAACAAATCTCCTatcaaataatgaaatatatagcGAGATagtcgaaagagaaacgaaactaGAATGAAGGAATTAGTATGACGCATTTTCTTTGTCTGATTAATTACTTCTTCTTTGATAAATGTAtctaattttacatttaattagcaatttaaacgattatttaatCCAAGCACTTAATCTTAAAAGACTTTAAAATAGAATACAATAGAGGctgcaatatttttatcgcgTCTCACCGATATTCAaccttttttttaagattaattaCACCATGTGTTCTGAAGTCGTAAAGTCGAATGAGAATTAGTTCCTCGTAAGAACATTACTGTAATTAAGTGCTTTCACGTTTCTCCGAATcccgaacgaaaaaaaagacttATTACTTTGGCAGAAAGTTTCCTTATTTTCACGAGGATTTATTCGGTGATAAGTTACCGAGTCCTTTTTAAAGGAGATTTCTCGTTCCGTGTTCTCGATATGTCTATGGCAACAAAATATCCAAAAGGGAATGCAAGAAAGCTCTAGCGTATTAGCTGCGCATAAttcaaaggagaaaaagttcGGTCGAAAATGTAGCGACGCAAAAACTCaattatcgttcgttcgcgaGCCAGAAAAGTGACTTGATATTGAGTTAGTATACCGAGCTGCTTTCGATGGCCTCAGCGAAAAGACTTTCTTCGGGCCAACAAAACTCGTAGAGAAGATAGGATAACGAAGTACCTTCCAACTGTTGCCCACGCGCGAATGGAGCAGCTGTCATCACGAACAGGGGTCGGAAGAGACTCTTCAGTTTCACGCGAGTCTCGGAAAATTAGTCCTAGTGTTGCTCCGATCGCCGGTGGTTAATTTTTGTGTTATCATGTTAATTTTTGCCTAACAAAAAAAACCTGAATGTTCGATTGGAAAAATGAtctcaaaatattaataactacGTGATGATGATctttaattaaagtaattatgtatagtgaaaataaaagtagtgAGAGATATTAATGAACGAATTTAATAAGTGGTGTTCGTGAAATTTCTGATGCGTTATTAACTCgtaaatattctaaaataagTTGAATCCGAAGTTGAATTCGAAGTACGGTAAAAAATGTGCCATAAGGGTTAAGAAGAGTAAACGCGAAAATTGCATGCCAGTTTCCTTGCACGCATAAGAAAATACACAGAAATAGCTGCGATAACATACTACAGAAACAAGTGTTAAGTACTTTCATAGATAAAACAACGTTTGTCGGACTTTCGTTATCTTATCATTAATATGTAAAGGACAAATATATGTTAAGTAATTACTATCACCTTGTTGAGGTTGCGATCTCTAACTTTATCGTGATTATTCGACAATCGTGTCGGGTTGAAAAGTTAAAGTTCGAGTACGAGCTTTTCGAGTTTTAAGAGCTTTTCAAAAGTCTTCCGAGTTAAGTATGAAATTCGTTTGACTTGCTAACAACAGACAGGTCAGCCAGTTCGACTGAttgttgattattattattaatacggTAATTATTAGACACCGACAGTATTAGACTCTTTAGCATAATACGATTACTCTCTGATATCTTTAAGGATTCGGTAAAGTCTAAGAAAATATACAGAAATGGCTTGATTACAAATCGTTAGAAAAACAGAGACGAAGTCCGTATATCAGAATTTACATTgcgaataatatattatcccATAATTACAATTAGCAAATTATTATTGGAATATTAATGAAGATATTGATTTTCAGGTAACATTCGAGACGCCGGTATGACGGTCGCTCGACGGGGAAGGCCCAGCCAGCGTGCCGCTTCTTTCGCTGTCGCCGCTACGTTTTGCCTAGCCCCGTCGAGGTTTCGAGAATCTTAAGAAGCAAGTCAAATTCAAAAAAGGATTCTCATTACTCGAGCATTCACCTCCTCGGCGTCGATTTTGGTGGCATCCAGGCAAGCAGACGCGCgatggaggaagaagaggaggccTATTGGCCGATCGTCAAGCCCCAACCTCTGgcccctcctcctcttcgatGTCTATTCGGACTTATCAGGATGATCCGGACGTCGAAGAGACGACTCTGTGGTTCTAAAAAAATGCGATGAAACTCCTTCCGCGTGTGCAGGCtccctttaaaaatatttgcactAGCTCGGACTCCTTCAGACTCTTTCGTAAATATCGCGAGTGCTACGAGCCTTATACACACACTTACACACAAAACAGACCCACATACACGCAGGTACTATTCGTACACCcgaaaaaatgaacgaaaagaaCTTTAAGTTgctataagaaataaaaaaaaaggaaatccgCGAACGAGAATGCATCGAGGTCGGACGAGAAAGGGAGTCGAAGGACGAAACGCGGTAAAGGGGTGGAGGAGAGGAAAATGGAAGAGCTTTTTTACCTTCACCGGAGAACGTCCTTCCTAATTTTTCGAGGAATCTCTATttatatgtctctctcttttttctttctctcttttctctcttttctctctctctctctctttttcgtagctgaaaaatgtgaagaaagttgggaagagagaaaaagatgaagagaaagggTCGAAAAAAGAGATTGGAGTATATCGCGTTATATCTTAGATGTGCATAGCCTCTATGTACTTAAACCCATACATCGACTGTGATTATAACGGATATAATTCTTAAGTCTTTCAAGGGGTATCGCAAAAAATCGACTCTATTGAACTGTAAGTTTCTCAGCGACAtcgatcttattattttagGGAGTGTCTTCGTATCGTACGCGTTTGAGTCATTGCATCATGGACGCGTGATTCCAAACTTTTTCTTCCACCTAAATTGcctaaaatatttgtttcattgTTTTTCCATAATCAAGAGACACGTTCCTTAAATGTTAACATGTTCATTGTTCTTTTATGTCCTATTTATCAGAGTTAGGACAATTTTTGTTATAGGACTCCTATATAATATGTTGTTTAGAACTGTTCTGAGATTAATCTGCCTAAAGTGTGGTTCATGTATGGATGTGCATTAAAGAGTAGTAAACATGTTAAATTTGAtaatctatttcttctcttagTTTCGCAACTTTTTTTACAAGTTCATCGTTAAAGTATCGTAAAGGAGTTAAAGTATTcgctatttatctctctctctctctctctctctctctctctcgctctttttctgacgaaaaaaagaaaatcattagtCTTCCTCCGAGTTTTCCATCGACGTGTCCAAGCCGTATCGATCGTGGGTAGTTGCACAAAAAAACGAAGCTCCACTCGTTGCAAAAACGATACCTCGACTCAACACGAAGATCTCTAATCACGAGCGAAGTGATACTTGCACTATTTCAATATATCATGGGCCATTCTCACCTCTCCGCCACTCCATCACAATTCTCCCAACTCATCGACTTTAGAACAAACGCGTTCCGTGTTACACGAAACGCCAAATATAGAAACTAACTCCACGGACAAAAATGGACATGAGACATTGAAGTGAATTATCCAGATATATAATGCAATAAGTgctttgtttaaaaaaaaagaatttaaaaatctgCAATAAAGTGCTTCgagaacaaatgaaaaaaaaaacaacaaattgTAAAATAGTTGATTGCAAATGGAATTAAGAGACGAAATGGTTTATTATTAACACAGAATTTGAggtgaaaggaagaaaagtaggCGTGCTAAAatagatacacatatgtaaagaagagaaaaagaataaaaagaggaggaggagagggaggggaagaaaacgacgaaggaaataaagaagaaggactACGATGATGACACAAATTAAGAAAacatgtgtgtttgtatgtttctatgtttatataatccCCGCGTGTGAAAGCCAGGTCGAagaagatttagaaaaaaaaaaaccaaagacgcataaacgatttaaacaaaagaaacattaaatttcGAAAGTTTAAAGGACGAGTGAAAAATATTGCGCAGAAAAGAGTGCTGGCATAGTGAcagacaaacaaaaatatgagaaatgGGAGTAAACGCGCGTGTGTGTCTATGCGTGCGTTGAATTAcgttgaagagagagatatgctgacgaaaataaaacgaaacaaaaaagtttGTAGAGTACGCTTGCGAGTCGATCAAATGAGCGTGCGTgtgtgataattattaataataataattattattataataataatattaatattaatattaataaaaataataataataaaaaaaataataataaaaataataataataataattaaaaaaaaccgGAGCAAAGGATCTTACACGTCGGAAAATATGTTTCGTACCTGATAGATTTTGCTATGTAATACATCGCGTTTCTTAGATGATGACGTTCCATGTTTCGAATTCTTAACACTTGCATTGCGTCATATAAAAATaggataaatatgaaaataattcggtaaaaaaaaattatttttctttcttctcctttttattcttcaattGGATGAATAGTATACGCATTAAGTTTATAAGATTACATTAAAATCAATGCtgctttttccatctttttgtATCCTAATTTGCAACGAAAGTGTTAAGAAATCGGTACGATGATCTTTGCAAATTGCGTAGTAAGAATCCTTAATGTAGATCAATCGTTTCACTGAAGGATATATTTTGCTTTCGACTTCGACTAGTGGGCGTGTATCTAGcaatcatatacatacatgtattatatCGAGTCgcaatgatatttatatacgagcATCGTTATATAATTCATCGTTACGATTTGTCCATTATAAAACGAAGTACAAACTATTCGTTGTTTGGTTTCCGATCGACGTGCCTAGCCTGCATTTTGTGTtttagaaaagtagaaaaagtaaaatatgatCTTTCCTCGTTTACCATAAGCAATAGCATTTAAAAACCTGTGTAGAATTAACACATGACACGAGgaagtatcgatcgatataatgcacacacacgcgcgaTAGTTGTTACGGACTCGAATCCATCGAACGCGAATCGttttttctattgtatataaatatatcgagcGAGCAAAAATTTCGTTCTTATAATgtcgagtaaaaaagaaaaaagagagagaaaaatttgttttatcatttttaaagcGTTGTTGCTTCACGAAGGATGgagaaatcaaatgaaaattgaaaagaattagGTACGTTCAAACGCGGCTCGTCCCGATTCTTTGACCACCAAATCAGCCGCACGTCGATATTGGCACGAAACCAGCTGTGCGAAACGCAAGGGCCGAATTTCTGGCTTGATTTTAGGCTGAGTTATTTACATACGAATAGAGACCGAACGGAATGCATTTGgcaaatatttcttcgtacGCTCGATCGTTTCGACGTCCACATATGCGTTTAATGTACACGATacagacaaaaaatatttcacagtTGCATACGcgattatgaaatataagtTACGAGCTCGAGCTCAAAGTACCCCAtccctttttctgtctctctctctctctctctctctcactctctcacccttacactctttctctttctctttctctctccctatctgtgaaaaagatacaaattcTTTCggtttatttacatttaaattttctattccaTACTATCAGTggcaaatattaattatcaaccGATCGATACTCGGCTGCGATAATTTCAGAAAAGgtacgaaataaagaaatcgcAAATGAAAAACACATATCAAACGTAGGGTGCTAGAGTAAGCTAttgtatatttgaataatgGTTTATTTACTGAATTATTTTCATGGAATGTAATTTTGTAATGATCTCCGATAGATTTGCTCgatagatgaaaaatataaaattcatatattttattggacTCTGACAGaaagttattgaaaataataaaataaaatttttacattcaGTCACCCTACTTATGCATCGAATTTACTAGAGAaagaattgttaaaatatcttgttttcgagagagaaaaatagcttaaaagcaaaagagagatagagatagaaagggagagaataCGTGAAGTAAAAGAACAATATATTTTCCGACGTAGGATCGGCTTTAAAAAAAGGGATGCGTCTGAATGTGCGCGAGTGTCTTTATCGATGTTGTGAACCGTGTTacgagaaacaaataaaatgaacaaaaaagaggaagaagaagaaaaagaaggaatataatgaggaaaataaaacacaAGAGACTACAGCGACgactgcaaaaaaaaagaaataagaaaacgtaCGTAAAGCCAACAAACACACCACCGTGACTCatgattacaataataattgatgACGATGTTTACGAcgaagcgaaaaagaaaaaaaaagaaatactaacACCGTACAATGAACAAAGACGACAAGCActgtatattattactattatttattattacgatatgtTCGTTGACTATtatgttagaaataaaaactacATTGAGAAATGACGTGTTTCTGTATGattcatttcgaaatatttgtttttcccATCCACCCATTtactgttttattatttttatttatttatttttttttcattaaaaatgtaatgagaaaaaagaagatgccTGTGGATCGAGGTCTACTAGTTACTgctaaaataatgaaatggaATACGAGAATataagagagtaaaaaagagaaagagaaaaaagggggaaaataGGGAATGATGTACATAGAGGTACTGGAATGATGGTATAAAAGGTGCTTCAAGGATTATAACCCTTGAatcctttctctcgttctatccgctcctctctctttttccttttatatgtatctctgcctctctttattcttctctatttttcacCGTCGTCATTACGACTCGTCACTCGACAAGAGTAAatggaggaaaaaggaaaagaacgaagtATTTTGACGTTTCCGAAGGACGAAGGATTCGTGGAATCTTTCTAGCTGTGGCGTCGTTAAGAAAGGTCTAGGTAAATGCGGATGGATTTCCTGGCAAGGAGTAGCCTTAAATCTGGGTCGTCCACGATATTTAGTTGCCAATATTCGATACACCATTCCTCCTATTACGACAcaattctttctgtttcttcgaGTGGAGGATGTTTCGTAGTAGGGACTTAATATTTCTTGATTTCTCAATTCTCTCATGCAATTTTTACGTACGATATTTCATACAATATACATTTAGATATACATCTCTATACATTGTCTttgcaataaattaatatttaaaaaatgaccAACAATAAACAGcgtatatgttataaaaaaaaaaaataaataaaaatagagagcaCATgccattaaaaatttatactatATCTGATTCTCGTTTCTCCTAATTCTGCAGTCGattcgaatattaaatataaatatctatcaaATTTGTATTGCTACATCGCCGTAGCTTCCTTTCTCGATAACTAAAATACCGAGCTAATAAAGATTCAGTCTTCTCCATAAAGATTGTATGagttcgatgataaaaaaaaagaaacgatcgttcCTGTCATACTCATCAATATTATTGGATGAGTATGACATATAATGTTACTGGACGTCACGAAATAggaataattcgattaaataccCTGTATAtgtctttgaaaaaataatggtGGCTTGAAAGTCAACAAATTTGTCTCTGCAGTATGAGTTGGTAATAATTTGCTGCTCAAAAATATTGGCGTCGTTAATACggtcgtattatttttatcggcTATCTCGATTCCTTTGTCGTCGTCGATTCTTGATACCTTTATATGCACCTTTGAACCTGCATCTTCTGTAACCTATAACGAGTGCGTTTCTCATTTgagatttgatttttatatatatttaaatgttacatatatatataatatatatatatatatatatatatatgtatatatatatataaaacatttaagtAAGACAATTCTTACTTTAATTTGTACTTTCTTCTCACCGATATGAAATGCTCTCGAACCAAAATCCTCGTCGCGGTCATTATAATGTTCGTTTCCAGTGTATTCGTGAGTATCGTCTCTGTCGTAGTATTTCTCGTAATAACGATTTCTACGTTTTTCTTCACGTTTGGGTAGCTGGATAATTATCGTGTATGGTTGATTGTCCGAGACTGAAGATTCTTCGTAGAGAGGCGCATATCTAGAAAGTATTATGAACGAGcggattatattaatatcacttacaagtatcattttctttttcacgctAATAACTATAACTTCTCGAAATCTTTCTGATCGACATTTATTACAAGCCGATCGTAAATCGTCCATATGCACGATTTTACAACGGAGTGAAAGCATGAATAGGTACATGAAACCCATCGTACTAAAAATTTATGACCAACCTAATGTCCAATTTATCTCAACGATTCTAAGTACTTATATTGATTGATGaatatttaacgaagaaacaaaataaaataaaataaaataaaagaacgcgATTAAAACGGCAACAAAGTTTGAATGAttcaatgaaaagataaaacgtaaaagatTTTACAATGTGTAGATTGATTAATGTTCCTTATAATTAATGTcaccattttatttattacacgcATATGAATTCATCGTAACGACAacatgaaatttattacacATTGTGGTAAGTATTTATGGCAGGTTACACGGTCGATAACCTCCAAGATTACGCATAATGAGAAAGTGTCCGTCTGAAAAAGTAGGACGAGTTCCCTTTATTCTCGAAGAACAGACTAATTTCGTCCGAAAACAGTGTCTTTATAGCGATTAGACTACATTCGGGAGATAACGAAAATGAGAGCTCGCAATTAGTCTCAAAGATAATTATACCCATCGTATGAGATTTTGAATAGGTTTTTTAAGTACTATTGTAGTTTCGTGTGGTCCTGAAAGTGGGTTAACGTTACTAAAAGATAACGCAAaaggtatgaaaaaaaaagagtgtaaaaaaataataaaataaaagattcagTTTtaagtaagaataaaaatgaaggaatGAAATGTTCTTATGTAACGATTTCCTTTACCAcgagttattaaaatattgttctAAAGACAATCAGACGGAATTAAAGCAATTATGATACGACCAACTAGATTTCTACAATATGTTCATTTCCATATCATTCGGTGCTAACTTCGAGACAATCATTATAGATTTCGCATAATAGTGTTACTAAGTAACTGTACGAATCCATTTCTCAAAGTTTCGAGTTCCATTAGAAGGGTTCGCAAGCTATGAGATATGTACGAGTATATCACATAAGAGGGTGCCAAATATCCATAGATGTCCAACGGTGTTGTAAGTGCGAATGAGGTACTATCGATTTTACGCAAAACCATGCCATGTATAACTACGGTCGTCTAGCAACGAAGTCTCATTCAATTAATCAATCGTGGATAGCTATTTAGACTAATTAGATTACGCACTCACGCATTCGCGTTAAACTTGAAAACTTACGAGTATgtctatcaattttattttttaatctttctaatAAATCGATGTCGAAAAGTATCGAACAAAAATAGTAAAACTTACAAAGAATAAAGCACGCTGTGAAGTAGAgcgaattaataatttgagCGATTATTACAATCACGTCCGTCCGTTCGTAAACTTGGATTCCGACTGACGATCGATATTGATCTTTTACGCCTTAATATCTGGCGTGTTGATTGTAATGTAAACACAAGACAAGGCTAAATAATACCGTAACGATATTGTAATTGCTCTACgtgttgtttattttaatcttaccTTGGGTATCCAGGACGAGAATAATAATGGTTCTTTGTAGATTTTTTTGCTCCATAATATTTCGGCGAACGAGAGATCCAACGTGATCGTCCTCGTGACTTTggattgtaaaatttatatgatcTTATGTATTTGTGTACTTCGAACAGTTCCACGAATTCCATtaacaatatgaaaaatagaacgaaCGCTAAAGCctatgaagaaaaaagtattttacaaattttatattcaatgagaattttatatttgaaatatttttaataatcatgatGTTAGGAACGACTACTCGCTTTTAAGTtcatattcgtaatatttcgtatatatctcGGAAATATTTTACGAGGACGTTTTTAATCTCGAATTgtcaaagatttttataagaaaatcttCTATTCTCACGATTTCAATGATCAtccttaattaattaattcatttgcGTAATTCTATCGTTGTATGatgatttaaaagatatttaatacaCGTACTTTGACGACGGATATAGATAGACCGGCGTCGAATAACTTGAAAGGTATTTCTCTGTGaatcttcttttatactttcCCCACCTTTCGCTTCGGTATCTTCAAGGTActggagaggaagagagacaaagtgaaaaaagcgtttcttttttctggtGTTAAAGCGTCTAGTGTCATTCTACGTTATTACATTTCTTCCTTATCTGTATCGTGATCCGTTAGGTTTCTAATTGCAAGTACTATAACTTTTTAGAACAGAACGACAagttatgaaaaatttcacgaTTTTTCTCTTAGATGTTCTCCTTTTAAGGTACGTTACAgcaaatttaaaaatgcaaaatCTTTCCGAAATAATCGGATTATTGATCTTAGATTCTGATTAAGTTTTTTGACAAGGtctgttaaaaaatatgaataaaaagaaatatgtgtgtgtgtgcaacTATATGTGGTAATGAGAAATACCTTTATATGTGTTTATGCAAATATATgcactatttttctttgtaatattatttctttatcatgACCCAATGAAATAAATCCATGCTTTTGATGCGACACTCGGTATCATCAATTTATACATATCAATATGACAGATGCAGAGAATCGAGTTTAATATCGTTGATTGACATTCCGTGCATCTCTGCTCTTTCATCGGCAGTTTAATGCTTACGAGGATGAAAAGCTTGAAAGTTGTGACaaagggagaggaaaaagaagaggtcGGTCtcgtagaataataatttttactccTCGAGAAGCTACAACCCGTGGAATACctactttcttcgttctcttcactttcattaatttctacGACAAGGAGAAGGATCGAAATGAGCCTAAgaaatctaaataataaaataacgaaaaatctTTGATGGCGTAGTGATTCGTTTGCCGCATCTACTtttaagtgaaaaagaaagaaaataaaaaataaataatattttgaaaaacgtTATGTTCAAAGAAAtgaacaatttataataaatgctATTTCGTTGTATAAAACATTTACGACATCTATTCttaattctttgtttttaatttcattcatctAGATGCGACAAATAAATTACTTTCCAACGAAGACGAAACCGtattcttcttta from Vespula pensylvanica isolate Volc-1 chromosome 11, ASM1446617v1, whole genome shotgun sequence encodes:
- the LOC122632788 gene encoding blood vessel epicardial substance-like isoform X2 → MARTTRSRRKMANTSDAPSTASSLLSSTTTTPFSNPTSTTYSTEGYTFNYSDLANFAGYSLDELNHTGLWIDVWNGTEVADNVTERLNATVLIPGGYCDEWEAAQHKLFQAANIFFMVAFLVPRSFKASVLALRTFLTAGFMLAALWAGITICALDAMLWCLILGLLNGIHSLILACRFLPPALSPELAELYLKLFKPYKVSKKHFQELAKEARILKLDAGQTYATEGITPADERLSILLRGQLNVTCDGTHLHHVRAYQFVDSPEWEATHENIDDVFQVTIRAEESSTYICWTRLKLLRVLRHRPLLKVVLNTLIGKDITSKLYALNEQLADVSTVSENTRSNPYRGVARSLSVDAVNTETAGRVRSTTWKAQRRHSNPRSDRSSPARYSHQYWAPVVANHFPPTSPFTQGQNLGYSLLPQGVQFSPPRRGPLMSHPPLTRQRSGGAGGDYTLLPQTPKLDRKRSKKGTREVTFETPV
- the LOC122632788 gene encoding blood vessel epicardial substance-like isoform X1, encoding MRWGKRVMARTTRSRRKMANTSDAPSTASSLLSSTTTTPFSNPTSTTYSTEGYTFNYSDLANFAGYSLDELNHTGLWIDVWNGTEVADNVTERLNATVLIPGGYCDEWEAAQHKLFQAANIFFMVAFLVPRSFKASVLALRTFLTAGFMLAALWAGITICALDAMLWCLILGLLNGIHSLILACRFLPPALSPELAELYLKLFKPYKVSKKHFQELAKEARILKLDAGQTYATEGITPADERLSILLRGQLNVTCDGTHLHHVRAYQFVDSPEWEATHENIDDVFQVTIRAEESSTYICWTRLKLLRVLRHRPLLKVVLNTLIGKDITSKLYALNEQLADVSTVSENTRSNPYRGVARSLSVDAVNTETAGRVRSTTWKAQRRHSNPRSDRSSPARYSHQYWAPVVANHFPPTSPFTQGQNLGYSLLPQGVQFSPPRRGPLMSHPPLTRQRSGGAGGDYTLLPQTPKLDRKRSKKGTREVTFETPV
- the LOC122632790 gene encoding uncharacterized protein LOC122632790 isoform X1; translation: MGFMYLFMLSLRCKIVHMDDLRSACNKCRSERFREVIVISVKKKMILVSDINIIRSFIILSRYAPLYEESSVSDNQPYTIIIQLPKREEKRRNRYYEKYYDRDDTHEYTGNEHYNDRDEDFGSRAFHIGEKKVQIKVTEDAGSKVHIKVSRIDDDKGIEIADKNNTTVLTTPIFLSSKLLPTHTAETNLLTFKPPLFFQRHIQGI
- the LOC122632790 gene encoding uncharacterized protein LOC122632790 isoform X2, translated to MEFVELFEVHKYIRSYKFYNPKSRGRSRWISRSPKYYGAKKSTKNHYYSRPGYPRYAPLYEESSVSDNQPYTIIIQLPKREEKRRNRYYEKYYDRDDTHEYTGNEHYNDRDEDFGSRAFHIGEKKVQIKVTEDAGSKVHIKVSRIDDDKGIEIADKNNTTVLTTPIFLSSKLLPTHTAETNLLTFKPPLFFQRHIQGI